A part of Plasmodium coatneyi strain Hackeri chromosome 8, complete sequence genomic DNA contains:
- a CDS encoding HVA22/TB2/DP1 family protein — translation MKGKLYSKHKDKDHERYGGGGSSQNMNALKRLSSKILGDSMSNFYLSQTLDKIDEHVKQYPFLDDLGKKYGIKPSYVVVGFGGFLLLSLILGWGAALICNVVGFAYPAYQSFKAVESQCKDETKLWLTYWVVYSLFFFFEYLIDIILFWVPFYYLLKLLFLLYLYMPQVRGAETVYNYIIRPILLKHEKTIDDTVQKISQTATSHLTQITGNLTEKLVHDGIRRRNI, via the exons ATGAAGGGAAAACTATATTCCAAGCATAAAGACAAGGATCATGAGAGGTACGGAGGAGGGGGCAGCTCCCAAAATATGAATGCCCTGAAAAGGCTCTCCTCCAAAATCCTCGGGGATTCAATGAGCAATTTCTACCTGAGTCAAACATTGGATAAGATAGACGAGCATGTGAAGCAGTACCCCTTTTTAGATGACCTGGGGAAGAAGTATGGGATCAAGCCCTCCTACGTGGTTGTGGGTTTCGGTGGGTTTCTCTTGCTCTCCCTTATCTTGGGTTGGGGCGCGGCCCTCATTTGTAACGTCGTTGGTTTTGCCTACCCAG CCTACCAGTCATTCAAAGCAGTCGAATCGCAATGCAAAGACGAAACGAAGTTGTGGCTGACCTACTGGGTGGTCTactctctcttcttttttttcgagtaCCTCATCGATATTATCTTATTTTGGGTCCCTTTTTACTATTTGCTGAAGCTCCTGTTCCTCCTCTACCTGTACATGCCCCAAGTGAGGGGTGCGGAAACTGTCTACAATTACATCATACGTCCCATCCTGCTGAAGCATGAGAAGACGATAGACGACACGGTGCAGAAGATTAGCCAGACGGCTACCAGCCACCTGACCCAAATCACGGGAAACCTAACCGAGAAGCTCGTCCATGACGGGATTCGCCGGCGAAACATCTGA